A genomic region of Kribbella sp. NBC_00382 contains the following coding sequences:
- a CDS encoding helix-turn-helix domain-containing protein has translation MSSTDTERADHLRVLGLNDDEIRVYQHLLRAGPASITELDEAVPGQAVGIDATLGGLVQAGLARRSGSDHSRFLPVPPDAGLEALTLRRESELKQARIEVLNAYDEFRRTVHNESTTHLIEVVTGSAIVERINQIKGSSQREILAIDSPPYYLGAGPNQMEIEQLNRGVSYRVVYSPESVEVPGYLTENILPCVEAGEQARVLPDVPAKLTIIDGSIAFVSMSVRDTDVNRSLLIIRPSSLLTALIGMFELCWRNALPLHASVGTEDDRLEPIERRLLALLATGAADDTIARTLGISRRTFFRYLERLMNRTGASTRFQLALHAARENWL, from the coding sequence ATGAGCTCGACCGACACGGAGCGTGCCGACCACTTACGGGTGCTCGGCCTGAACGACGACGAGATCCGGGTCTACCAGCACCTGCTGCGGGCCGGGCCGGCGTCGATCACCGAGCTGGACGAGGCGGTACCGGGCCAGGCGGTGGGCATCGACGCGACGCTCGGCGGGCTGGTCCAGGCGGGCCTGGCGCGCCGGTCGGGGTCGGACCACTCCAGGTTCCTCCCGGTGCCCCCTGACGCCGGTCTGGAGGCGCTGACGCTGCGCCGGGAGTCGGAGCTCAAGCAGGCCCGGATCGAGGTCCTGAACGCGTACGACGAGTTCCGCCGGACCGTGCACAACGAGTCGACCACGCACCTGATCGAGGTGGTCACCGGCAGCGCCATCGTCGAGCGGATCAACCAGATCAAGGGCAGCTCGCAACGGGAGATCCTGGCCATCGACTCCCCGCCGTACTACCTCGGCGCGGGCCCGAACCAGATGGAGATCGAGCAGCTCAACCGCGGCGTCTCCTACCGGGTCGTCTACTCGCCCGAATCGGTCGAGGTGCCGGGGTACCTGACCGAGAACATCCTGCCCTGCGTGGAGGCGGGTGAGCAGGCGCGGGTGCTGCCCGACGTACCGGCGAAGCTGACCATCATCGACGGCTCGATCGCGTTCGTGTCGATGTCGGTGCGCGACACCGACGTGAACCGGTCGCTGCTGATCATCCGGCCGAGCTCGCTGCTGACCGCGCTGATCGGGATGTTCGAGCTGTGCTGGCGCAATGCGTTGCCCCTGCACGCATCCGTCGGCACCGAGGACGACCGGCTGGAACCGATCGAACGCCGTCTGCTGGCCCTGCTGGCGACAGGGGCAGCGGATGACACGATCGCTCGCACGCTGGGCATCAGCCGCCGGACCTTCTTCCGGTACCTCGAACGGCTGATGAACCGCACCGGCGCCAGCACCCGCTTCCAGCTGGCCCTGCACGCGGCCCGCGAGAACTGGCTGTAA
- a CDS encoding ABC transporter permease, with protein MNATSVDEEFNPSVHVYEPHKVGLPPLRPYFKALWERREFAAEMSRTGIRAANTNTFFGQVWLVLNPLLLAAVYYLLVDIIAGGAAKDDAGARFAHMCGGLFVFYYFSSAMLSGAASVVGGGKLLMNMSFPRMLLPLAALRTSFFRFLPTMVVYLGIHLVTRQKWHWAMLLAPVFLICLTVFAAGMGMIFGALQVYFRDTTSFLPYFVRIWLYLSPVLWYADQAPAKFKGFIQYNPLYSLIGGWTDLLVRGDVPELKMWLGAVFWAVVAGVIGSLFFMSREREFVVRL; from the coding sequence ATGAACGCGACTAGCGTCGACGAGGAGTTCAACCCGTCGGTGCATGTGTACGAACCGCACAAGGTAGGCCTACCGCCCCTCCGCCCGTACTTCAAGGCGCTGTGGGAGCGGCGGGAGTTCGCGGCCGAGATGTCGCGGACCGGCATCCGCGCGGCCAACACGAACACTTTCTTCGGCCAGGTGTGGCTGGTTCTGAACCCGCTGCTGCTGGCCGCTGTGTATTACCTGCTGGTGGACATCATCGCGGGCGGTGCCGCCAAGGACGACGCCGGTGCGCGTTTCGCTCATATGTGTGGTGGATTGTTCGTCTTCTACTACTTCTCCAGCGCGATGCTGTCGGGCGCGGCCAGCGTCGTCGGCGGCGGCAAGCTCTTGATGAACATGTCGTTCCCGCGGATGCTGCTGCCGCTGGCCGCGCTGCGGACCTCGTTCTTCCGGTTCCTGCCGACGATGGTCGTGTACCTCGGCATCCACCTGGTCACCCGGCAGAAGTGGCACTGGGCGATGTTGCTGGCGCCGGTCTTCCTGATCTGCCTGACCGTCTTCGCGGCCGGCATGGGGATGATCTTCGGCGCGCTGCAGGTGTACTTCCGCGACACCACCAGCTTCCTGCCGTACTTCGTCCGGATCTGGCTCTACCTGTCGCCCGTGCTCTGGTACGCCGACCAGGCCCCGGCCAAGTTCAAGGGCTTCATCCAGTACAACCCGCTCTACTCGCTGATCGGTGGCTGGACCGACCTGCTGGTCCGGGGCGACGTCCCGGAGCTGAAGATGTGGCTCGGCGCCGTCTTCTGGGCCGTCGTGGCCGGTGTGATCGGCTCGTTGTTCTTCATGTCGAGGGAGCGTGAGTTCGTTGTCCGTCTCTGA
- a CDS encoding ABC transporter ATP-binding protein: protein MSVSEAEKKSMQNKDLGPAVKVQDVSITYRTTFERVPTFKSALVRLGRGERAVREVKAVQNVSFDVDHGTTIGIIGANGAGKSTLMRSLAGILPPTSGRIEVHGRVSTLLSLGVGFNAALSGKENVVLGGLAAGLSRKAIQERYEAIAAFAELGDFMEMPMRTYSSGMFSRLAFSVAVHMDPDILLIDEALSAGDASFKQKAADKMKELVTNSRTMFLVSHAMSSVRDLCNDAIWLDHGKLMMRGTPDEVIAEYTKFLQVSAKSAATLEDF from the coding sequence TTGTCCGTCTCTGAGGCCGAGAAGAAGTCGATGCAGAACAAAGATCTGGGTCCGGCCGTCAAGGTCCAGGACGTCTCCATCACCTACCGGACCACGTTCGAGCGGGTGCCGACCTTCAAGAGCGCCCTGGTCCGGCTGGGCCGCGGCGAGCGCGCGGTGCGCGAGGTCAAGGCTGTCCAGAACGTCTCCTTCGACGTCGACCACGGCACCACGATCGGCATCATCGGCGCGAACGGCGCCGGCAAGTCGACGCTGATGCGTTCGCTGGCCGGCATCCTGCCGCCGACCAGCGGCCGGATCGAGGTGCACGGCCGGGTCAGCACGCTGCTGTCGCTGGGCGTCGGCTTCAACGCCGCGCTGTCCGGCAAGGAGAACGTCGTGCTCGGCGGTCTGGCGGCCGGTCTGAGCCGCAAGGCGATCCAGGAGCGGTACGAGGCGATCGCCGCGTTCGCCGAACTGGGCGACTTCATGGAGATGCCGATGCGGACGTACTCGTCCGGCATGTTCAGCCGGCTCGCGTTCTCGGTCGCCGTGCACATGGACCCCGACATCCTGCTGATCGACGAGGCCCTGTCGGCCGGTGACGCCTCCTTCAAGCAGAAGGCGGCCGACAAGATGAAGGAACTCGTCACCAACAGCCGGACGATGTTCCTGGTCAGCCACGCGATGAGCAGCGTCCGCGACCTGTGCAACGACGCCATCTGGCTCGACCACGGCAAGCTGATGATGCGCGGTACCCCCGACGAAGTGATCGCCGAGTACACGAAGTTCCTGCAGGTCAGCGCGAAGAGCGCTGCCACCCTCGAGGACTTCTGA
- a CDS encoding glycosyltransferase family 4 protein, with the protein MRSTPVPDVGIITSGHDVADARLHKITAALQKRGLNVELWGLGDPAGGPAGAVVHAGDRGSLVQRLARTAVLPWRTSAKVVVTVDPDMIPVTRLVTKLRRRKMVADVHEDYGRLLRDRAWARGPVGLPARLMVALSTRLAAGADLTVVADSHLSPHQAKHRMVVTNQPVAAFLAPAPPAGEPRVVYVGDLRVSRGLFDMVDTIAAAPGWSLDLIGPVAGADRDELERRIAQPDVDGRIRLHGRQPPAEAWRIAEGAWASLALLQPTPAFIEAMPSKIYEYLASGLPVVSTRLPRQTRIIEESGGGVLIDTVAEAAETLRRWSGDPGELEKLRDCALQWAADHLPSTTPYDEMADAIQDLLRGSA; encoded by the coding sequence ATGCGATCCACCCCCGTGCCGGACGTGGGCATCATCACGTCCGGCCACGACGTCGCCGACGCGCGGCTGCACAAGATCACCGCAGCCCTGCAGAAGCGCGGTCTGAACGTCGAGTTGTGGGGTCTCGGCGACCCGGCCGGGGGACCGGCCGGCGCCGTCGTGCACGCCGGCGACCGGGGCAGCCTCGTCCAGCGGCTGGCCCGGACCGCCGTACTGCCCTGGCGCACCAGCGCCAAGGTGGTCGTCACGGTTGATCCGGACATGATCCCGGTCACCCGGCTCGTCACGAAGCTGCGCCGCCGGAAGATGGTGGCCGACGTGCACGAGGACTACGGCCGGTTGCTCCGCGACCGGGCCTGGGCGAGAGGGCCGGTGGGGCTGCCAGCCCGGCTGATGGTGGCCCTGAGCACCCGGCTGGCCGCCGGAGCCGACCTCACCGTCGTCGCTGATTCCCACCTCTCGCCCCACCAGGCCAAGCACCGGATGGTTGTCACCAACCAGCCGGTCGCGGCTTTTCTGGCCCCGGCACCGCCCGCCGGTGAGCCCCGGGTGGTCTACGTCGGCGACCTGCGGGTGAGCCGTGGGCTGTTCGACATGGTCGACACCATCGCCGCCGCACCGGGCTGGTCGCTGGACCTGATCGGTCCGGTCGCCGGCGCCGATCGCGACGAGCTGGAACGCCGGATCGCCCAGCCCGACGTCGACGGCCGGATCCGGTTGCACGGACGCCAGCCACCGGCCGAAGCCTGGCGGATCGCCGAGGGAGCCTGGGCCAGCCTCGCGCTGCTCCAGCCGACCCCGGCGTTCATCGAGGCGATGCCGTCCAAGATCTACGAGTACCTCGCGAGCGGGCTGCCGGTGGTCTCCACCAGGCTGCCGCGGCAGACGAGGATCATCGAGGAATCCGGCGGTGGTGTGCTGATCGACACCGTCGCCGAGGCCGCGGAGACGTTGCGCCGTTGGTCCGGTGACCCGGGTGAGCTGGAGAAGCTGCGCGACTGCGCACTCCAGTGGGCCGCCGACCACCTGCCGTCGACGACCCCGTACGACGAAATGGCTGACGCCATCCAAGACCTGCTGCGAGGAAGTGCATGA
- a CDS encoding glycosyltransferase, protein MNQARPHMLYVCWGYPPCRGGGVYRALATANRFAEQGWKVTVLTADKETFHRFTGADLTLEERIHPDIEIVRVPFEWPILEADLRKWTKSRAQNPKLWSKWRTRRDQIPFPETGYGPWRSTIEKAAEQIHQANKVDLTVATANPHVTFAAAYDLFKKFDVPYVMDYRDAWLLDVFSGDRLHEPNSRAARWERKLVKDAQEVWFVNDPILDWHKDLYPEHAGKMHTVANGFDPDLVPSTQDRGAVTDRPLVFGYVGTVSPKVPLGDFVKGWQLAKQQSDELRDAKVKIHGYLGYYAQPRADMLAIINNAADDQVSYEGPVGKAEIAKAYDEFDVQLLMLGKGRYVTSGKVFEYLATGLPIVSVHDPMNAASDVLRGHPLWFPVKDVADTQTIADALIEAAHAARTADEGIRAKAREFGASYRRDLQLDPRIKALGERVGAVV, encoded by the coding sequence ATGAACCAGGCCCGCCCACACATGCTGTACGTCTGCTGGGGCTACCCGCCCTGCCGAGGCGGCGGCGTCTACCGCGCGCTCGCGACGGCGAACCGGTTCGCCGAGCAAGGCTGGAAAGTCACCGTGCTGACCGCGGACAAGGAGACGTTCCACCGCTTCACCGGCGCCGACCTGACGCTGGAGGAGCGGATCCACCCCGACATCGAGATCGTCCGGGTGCCGTTCGAGTGGCCGATCCTCGAGGCCGACCTGCGCAAGTGGACCAAGTCCCGGGCGCAGAACCCGAAGCTGTGGAGCAAGTGGCGCACCCGGCGCGACCAGATCCCCTTCCCTGAAACGGGTTACGGCCCGTGGCGGAGCACGATCGAGAAGGCCGCCGAGCAGATCCACCAGGCGAACAAGGTCGATCTGACCGTCGCCACCGCGAACCCGCACGTGACGTTCGCCGCGGCGTACGACCTGTTCAAGAAGTTCGATGTGCCGTACGTGATGGACTACCGCGACGCGTGGCTGCTGGACGTCTTCAGCGGTGACCGCCTGCACGAGCCGAACAGCCGCGCCGCCCGCTGGGAGCGCAAGCTGGTCAAGGACGCCCAGGAGGTCTGGTTCGTCAACGACCCGATCCTGGACTGGCACAAGGACCTCTACCCCGAGCACGCCGGCAAGATGCACACGGTCGCGAACGGCTTCGATCCCGACCTGGTGCCGTCGACGCAGGACCGCGGCGCGGTGACCGATCGCCCGCTGGTCTTCGGCTACGTCGGCACGGTCTCGCCGAAGGTGCCGCTCGGCGACTTCGTCAAGGGCTGGCAGCTGGCCAAGCAGCAGTCCGACGAACTGCGCGACGCCAAGGTGAAGATCCACGGCTATCTCGGGTACTACGCGCAGCCGCGGGCCGACATGCTCGCGATCATCAACAACGCCGCCGACGACCAGGTCAGCTACGAGGGCCCGGTCGGCAAGGCGGAGATCGCCAAGGCGTACGACGAGTTCGACGTCCAGCTGCTGATGCTGGGCAAGGGCCGGTACGTCACCAGCGGCAAGGTCTTCGAGTACCTGGCCACCGGGTTGCCGATCGTCTCGGTGCACGACCCGATGAACGCGGCGTCCGACGTACTGCGGGGGCATCCGCTGTGGTTCCCGGTGAAGGATGTGGCGGACACGCAGACGATCGCGGACGCCCTGATCGAGGCGGCTCACGCGGCGCGTACCGCCGACGAAGGCATTCGGGCGAAGGCAAGGGAGTTCGGCGCGAGCTACCGGCGCGACCTGCAGCTGGACCCGCGGATCAAGGCACTGGGCGAGCGCGTTGGGGCGGTGGTCTGA
- a CDS encoding acyltransferase, with protein MTSRIAASADVDESAQIGDGSSVWNLSQIRENAVLGKNCIIGRGAYIGTGVTMGDNCKVQNDALVYEPAVLEDGVFIGPAVVLTNDHFPRAINPDGTLKSASDWDAVGVTLRTGSAVGARSVCVAPVTIGRWATVAAGAVVTKDVPDFALVAGVPARRIKWVGKAGVPLQEIGNGDWKCPQTGEMYIETDGRLRPADENQEEN; from the coding sequence GTGACGTCCCGGATCGCTGCGTCGGCAGATGTCGACGAGAGCGCGCAGATCGGCGACGGATCGTCCGTCTGGAACCTGTCCCAGATCCGCGAGAACGCGGTGCTGGGCAAGAACTGCATCATCGGCCGCGGCGCCTACATCGGCACCGGCGTGACGATGGGTGACAACTGCAAGGTCCAGAACGACGCTCTGGTCTACGAGCCGGCCGTGCTCGAGGACGGCGTCTTCATCGGGCCCGCGGTCGTGCTCACCAATGATCACTTCCCGCGCGCGATCAACCCGGACGGCACGCTGAAGAGCGCGTCCGACTGGGACGCCGTCGGTGTGACGCTGCGCACGGGCAGCGCCGTCGGCGCTCGTTCGGTCTGCGTGGCGCCGGTCACGATCGGCCGCTGGGCCACCGTCGCCGCGGGTGCGGTGGTCACCAAGGACGTGCCAGACTTCGCGCTGGTCGCGGGGGTCCCGGCCCGCCGGATCAAGTGGGTCGGCAAAGCAGGCGTTCCGTTGCAGGAGATCGGCAACGGCGACTGGAAGTGCCCGCAGACGGGCGAGATGTACATCGAAACCGACGGGCGGCTCCGGCCGGCCGACGAAAACCAGGAGGAGAACTGA
- a CDS encoding DegT/DnrJ/EryC1/StrS family aminotransferase produces MMVQPIPAAKPIIGQEEREAVDRVMRSGMLAQGPEVAAFEQEFGAALVSGRACVATNSGTSGLHLGLLAAGVGPGDEVIVPSFTFAATANSVALTGATPVFVDIEPTYFCLDPAAVEAAITEKTKAVMPVHLFGHPANMTALQAIADKHGIAIFEDAAQAHGATWNGAPVGTFGEFAMFSLYPTKNMTSGEGGMNSVANADLERRMRLFRNQGMLKQYENEVVGLNNRMTDLHAAIGRVQLTKVGGWTKQRQENATFLDANLQGVTVPTVAAEATHVYHQYTIRVTEDRDGFADALRNEHGVGCGVYYPIPNHRLPSFKRELDLPETEKAAAEVLSLPVHPSLSEEDLNRIVTAVATVAKAGA; encoded by the coding sequence CTGATGGTGCAGCCGATTCCGGCCGCGAAGCCGATCATCGGGCAGGAGGAGCGGGAGGCAGTCGACCGTGTGATGCGCAGCGGAATGCTCGCCCAGGGTCCTGAGGTCGCTGCCTTCGAGCAGGAGTTCGGCGCAGCGCTGGTCTCCGGCCGGGCCTGCGTAGCGACGAACTCGGGCACCTCGGGTCTGCACCTGGGCCTGCTGGCCGCGGGCGTCGGTCCGGGCGACGAGGTCATCGTCCCGTCCTTCACCTTCGCCGCGACCGCGAACAGCGTCGCGCTGACCGGTGCCACCCCGGTGTTCGTCGACATCGAGCCGACGTACTTCTGCCTGGACCCGGCCGCGGTCGAGGCCGCGATCACTGAGAAGACCAAGGCCGTCATGCCGGTGCACCTGTTCGGGCACCCGGCCAACATGACCGCCCTGCAGGCGATCGCCGACAAGCACGGCATCGCCATCTTCGAGGACGCCGCGCAGGCGCACGGCGCGACCTGGAACGGCGCCCCGGTGGGCACCTTCGGCGAGTTCGCCATGTTCTCCCTGTACCCGACCAAGAACATGACGTCCGGTGAGGGCGGCATGAACTCGGTCGCGAACGCCGACCTCGAGCGCCGGATGCGGCTGTTCCGCAACCAGGGCATGCTCAAGCAGTACGAGAACGAGGTCGTCGGCCTGAACAACCGGATGACCGACCTGCACGCCGCCATCGGCCGCGTCCAGCTCACCAAGGTCGGCGGCTGGACCAAGCAGCGGCAGGAGAACGCGACCTTCCTGGACGCGAACCTGCAGGGTGTGACGGTCCCGACCGTCGCCGCCGAGGCGACGCACGTCTACCACCAGTACACGATCCGGGTGACCGAGGACCGGGACGGCTTCGCCGACGCGCTCCGCAACGAGCACGGTGTCGGCTGCGGCGTCTACTACCCGATCCCGAACCACCGGCTCCCCTCGTTCAAGCGTGAGCTGGACCTGCCGGAGACCGAGAAGGCCGCCGCCGAGGTGCTCTCGCTGCCGGTCCACCCCTCGCTGTCCGAGGAAGACCTGAACCGCATCGTCACCGCGGTCGCGACCGTCGCGAAGGCAGGTGCGTGA
- a CDS encoding Gfo/Idh/MocA family protein, whose translation MANLRAGLIGLGMMGRHHARVLGSLEGVDLVAVADPGGDKHGVANGLPVHENVEQLIAAGIDYCMVAVPTQYHTEIAKALAEAGVHAMIEKPLAGSSSEAAEIAKAFEAAGVIGAVGHIERYNPALQALRVRLEAGELGDIYQITTRRQGPFPARIADVGVVLDLATHDIDLTAWVTQSPFASVSAQSAHKSGRQYEDLIAVTGKLQDGTVTSHLVNWLSPMKERLTVVTGERGAFIADTLTADLSFHANGTVQTAWDDVAHFRGVSEGDMIRYAIAKPEPLKAEHEAFRDAILGKETDIVTLQQGLATVVVAEAVIQSAAEDGKSVALTDAVNGVLGTDNAGAAQ comes from the coding sequence ATGGCTAACCTCCGCGCCGGTCTGATCGGCCTGGGCATGATGGGCCGCCACCACGCACGTGTACTGGGCTCGCTGGAAGGCGTCGACCTGGTCGCCGTCGCGGACCCGGGTGGCGACAAGCACGGCGTGGCCAACGGCCTGCCCGTGCACGAGAACGTCGAGCAGCTGATCGCCGCCGGCATCGACTACTGCATGGTCGCGGTGCCGACCCAGTACCACACCGAGATCGCCAAGGCGCTGGCCGAGGCCGGCGTGCACGCGATGATCGAGAAGCCGCTGGCCGGCTCCTCGTCCGAGGCCGCTGAGATCGCCAAGGCCTTCGAGGCCGCCGGCGTGATCGGCGCCGTCGGTCACATCGAGCGGTACAACCCGGCGCTGCAGGCGCTGCGGGTCCGCCTCGAGGCCGGCGAGCTGGGCGACATCTACCAGATCACCACCCGCCGGCAGGGCCCGTTCCCGGCCCGGATCGCCGACGTCGGCGTGGTGCTCGACCTGGCCACCCACGACATCGACCTGACCGCCTGGGTGACCCAGTCGCCGTTCGCGTCGGTCTCGGCCCAGAGCGCGCACAAGTCCGGTCGCCAGTACGAGGACCTGATCGCCGTCACCGGCAAGCTGCAGGACGGCACCGTGACCAGCCACCTGGTCAACTGGCTGTCCCCGATGAAGGAGCGGCTGACCGTCGTCACCGGTGAGCGCGGCGCGTTCATCGCCGACACCCTGACGGCCGACCTGTCCTTCCACGCCAACGGCACCGTGCAGACCGCCTGGGACGACGTCGCGCACTTCCGCGGTGTCTCCGAGGGCGACATGATCCGCTACGCGATCGCCAAGCCCGAGCCGCTGAAGGCCGAGCACGAGGCGTTCCGGGACGCCATCCTGGGCAAGGAGACGGACATCGTCACCCTGCAGCAGGGTCTGGCCACCGTCGTCGTCGCCGAAGCCGTGATCCAGTCCGCCGCGGAAGACGGCAAGTCGGTCGCGCTGACCGATGCCGTCAACGGTGTCCTGGGCACGGACAACGCGGGAGCCGCGCAGTAA
- the wecB gene encoding non-hydrolyzing UDP-N-acetylglucosamine 2-epimerase: protein MKVLSVVGARPQFVKLAPIAEAFAATEHEHVIVHTGQHYDKNMSDVFFADLKIPAPDVHLGVGSGSHGVQTGAMLSAMDAVLDEHRPDWVLVYGDTNSTLAGTLSAVKMHLPVAHLEAGLRSFNRSMPEEHNRVLTDHAADILLAPTEVAMGHLANEGLKDRSRLVGDVMTDVCFRVRDAVKDQPLELPDGLKRGEYLVSTIHRADNTDDPAQLAAIVDGLAALDTPVLLLAHPRLVARCAEFGIKLERPGGSLHTAEPLAYPQMVAAVLGSVGVVTDSGGLQKEAFLLGTPCTTLRTETEWTETIEDGWNVLTTDLSKLPELAVRPVPTAAQAEPYGDGQAAGRVVAALAAG from the coding sequence ATGAAGGTTCTCAGCGTCGTGGGCGCCCGCCCGCAGTTCGTGAAGCTCGCCCCGATCGCGGAGGCGTTCGCCGCCACCGAGCACGAGCACGTGATCGTGCACACGGGGCAGCACTACGACAAGAACATGTCCGACGTGTTCTTCGCCGACCTGAAGATCCCAGCCCCCGACGTCCACCTGGGCGTCGGGTCGGGCAGCCACGGTGTCCAGACCGGCGCGATGCTGTCGGCGATGGACGCGGTACTGGACGAGCACCGCCCGGACTGGGTGCTCGTCTACGGCGACACCAACTCGACCCTGGCCGGCACCCTGTCGGCGGTGAAGATGCACCTGCCGGTCGCGCACCTCGAGGCCGGTCTGCGCTCCTTCAACCGGTCGATGCCGGAGGAGCACAACCGGGTGCTCACCGACCACGCGGCCGACATCCTGCTCGCCCCGACCGAGGTGGCCATGGGCCACCTGGCCAACGAGGGTCTGAAGGACCGCTCGCGGCTGGTCGGCGACGTCATGACGGATGTCTGCTTCCGGGTTCGCGACGCGGTGAAGGACCAGCCGCTGGAGCTGCCGGACGGCCTTAAGCGTGGGGAGTACCTGGTCTCCACCATCCACCGGGCCGACAACACCGACGACCCGGCGCAGCTGGCCGCGATCGTTGACGGCCTGGCGGCGCTGGACACCCCGGTGCTGCTGCTCGCGCACCCGCGCCTGGTCGCGCGCTGCGCCGAGTTCGGCATCAAGCTGGAGCGTCCGGGTGGTTCGCTGCACACCGCCGAGCCGCTGGCCTACCCGCAGATGGTCGCGGCGGTCCTGGGCTCGGTCGGCGTCGTGACGGACTCGGGAGGCCTGCAGAAGGAGGCCTTCCTGCTCGGTACGCCGTGCACCACGCTGCGCACCGAGACCGAGTGGACCGAGACCATCGAAGACGGCTGGAACGTGCTCACCACGGACCTGTCGAAGCTGCCGGAGCTGGCCGTCCGGCCGGTACCGACCGCAGCCCAGGCCGAGCCGTACGGCGACGGCCAAGCAGCCGGCCGGGTCGTCGCAGCACTCGCCGCAGGATAG
- a CDS encoding acyltransferase family protein, which produces MTKAAEEKSQEPITTAPPAQDEPAVPVVAGPADEPPKKRLPRVESLTGLRWWAAFFVFTHHMTNLAPLPIFKFLTYGTSGVTFFFVLSGFVLTWSAQPGTKVRTFYRRRFARIWPAHAVALIAAVFVFYRFHPDPAMSWIKPFDIGVLLLSLVLLHGWSNDPTILYSGNPASWTLSVEAFFYAYFPFVWRATQRLKLAGGLILCASVVVIGAGYKLLLFHYPQTLPQLPQPVWHSVAFLFGIGLAIALRSGWRPWLPFPVAFAIFAVGIYTLYYSGLHRTIPLATTMALTQKEILTVLYGLLILSVAARDMRGGRSLLRSKPLVALGQWSYSFYLVHATILYAIREFHGVSAPASWSNLTWYAGVLALSIAASALLYKCVEHPLEKRLRGPR; this is translated from the coding sequence ATGACGAAGGCAGCCGAAGAGAAGTCGCAGGAACCGATCACCACCGCACCGCCGGCTCAGGACGAGCCGGCGGTGCCGGTGGTGGCCGGCCCTGCCGACGAGCCGCCGAAGAAGCGGCTGCCCCGGGTCGAGTCGCTCACCGGTCTGCGCTGGTGGGCGGCGTTCTTCGTCTTCACGCACCACATGACGAACCTGGCTCCGCTGCCGATCTTCAAGTTCCTCACCTACGGCACCTCCGGAGTCACCTTCTTCTTCGTCCTGTCCGGGTTCGTGCTGACCTGGTCGGCGCAGCCTGGGACCAAGGTCCGGACGTTCTACCGGCGCCGGTTCGCCCGGATCTGGCCGGCCCACGCGGTCGCCCTGATCGCGGCGGTCTTCGTCTTCTACCGCTTCCACCCGGATCCGGCGATGAGCTGGATCAAGCCGTTCGACATCGGCGTCCTGCTGCTGTCGCTGGTCCTGCTGCACGGCTGGTCCAACGACCCGACGATCCTGTACTCCGGCAACCCGGCGTCCTGGACCTTGTCGGTCGAGGCCTTCTTCTACGCGTACTTCCCGTTCGTCTGGCGGGCCACCCAGCGGCTGAAGCTGGCCGGTGGGCTGATCCTGTGCGCGTCGGTGGTGGTGATCGGCGCGGGGTACAAGCTGCTCCTGTTCCACTACCCGCAGACGTTGCCGCAGCTGCCGCAGCCGGTCTGGCACTCGGTCGCGTTCCTGTTCGGTATCGGCCTGGCGATCGCGCTGCGGTCGGGCTGGCGGCCGTGGCTGCCGTTCCCGGTGGCCTTCGCGATCTTCGCGGTCGGGATCTACACCCTGTACTACTCCGGTCTGCACCGGACGATCCCGCTAGCCACCACCATGGCGCTCACCCAGAAGGAGATCCTGACCGTCCTGTACGGCCTGCTGATCCTGTCGGTGGCCGCCCGGGACATGCGCGGCGGCCGGTCGCTGTTGCGCAGCAAGCCGCTGGTCGCGCTCGGCCAGTGGTCGTACTCCTTCTACCTGGTGCACGCCACCATCCTTTACGCGATCCGTGAGTTCCACGGCGTTTCCGCTCCGGCCAGCTGGTCGAACCTGACCTGGTACGCCGGGGTGCTGGCGCTCTCGATCGCCGCCTCAGCCTTGCTCTACAAGTGCGTTGAACACCCGCTAGAGAAGCGCCTGCGAGGTCCCCGATGA